One segment of Cynocephalus volans isolate mCynVol1 chromosome 8, mCynVol1.pri, whole genome shotgun sequence DNA contains the following:
- the DIPK1A gene encoding divergent protein kinase domain 1A isoform X2: MARSLCPGAWLRKPYYLQCDKYKTGVIDGPACNSLCVTETLYFGKCLSTKPNNQMYLGIWDNLPGVVKCQMEQALNLDFGTELEPRKEIVLFDKPTRGTTVQKFKEMVYSLFKAKLGDQGNLSELVNLILTVADGDKDGQVSLGEAKSAWALLQLNEFLLMVILQDKEHTPKLMGFCGDLYVMESVEYTSLYGISLPWVIELFIPSGFRRSMDQLFTPSWPRKAKIAIGLLEFVEDVFHGPYGNFLMCDTSAKNLGYNDKYDLKMVDMRKIVPETNLKELIKDRHCESDLDCVYGTDCRTSCDQSTMKCTSEVIQPNLAKACQLLKDYLLRGAPSEIREELEKQLYSCIALKVTANQMEMEHSLILNNLKTLLWKKISYTNDS, from the exons TGTGACAAGTACAAGACTGGAGTTATTGATGGGCCCGCATGTAATAGCCTTTGCGTTACAGAAACTCTTTACTTTGGAAAATGCTTATCCACCAAACCCAACAATCAG ATGTATTTAGGGATTTGGGATAATCTACCAGGTGTTGTGAAATGTCAGATGGAACAAGCACTGAATCTTGATTTTGGAACTGAACTGGAACCAAGAAAAGAGATAGTGCTATTTGATAAGCCAACTAGGGGAACCACTgtacagaaattcaaagaaatggTTTACAGTCTCTTTAAG GCGAAGTTGGGTGACCAAGGAAACCTCTCAGAACTGGTTAATCTCATCTTGACAGTAGCTGATGGAGATAAAGACGGCCAGGTTTCCTTGGGAGAAGCAAAGTCAGCATGGGCGCTTCTTCAGTTAAATGAATTTCTTCTCATGGTGATACTTCAAGATAAAGAGCATACCCCCAAATTAATGGGATTCTGTGGTGATCTCTATGTGATGGAAAGTGTTGAATATACCTCTCTTTATGGAATAAGCCTTCCGTGGGTTATTGAACTTTTTATTCCGTCTGGGTTCAGAAGAAGCATGGATCAGTTGTTCACACCATCATGGCCTAGAAAAGCTAAAATAGCCATAGGACTTCTAGAATTTGTGGAAGATGTTTTCCATGGCCCCTATGGAAACTTCCTCATGTGTGATACTAGTGCCAAAAACCTAggatataatgataaatatgattTGAAAATGGTGGATATGAGAAAAATTGTGCCAGAGACAAACCTGAAAGAACTTATTAAGGATCGTCACTGCGAGTCTGATTTGGACTGCGTCTATGGCACGGATTGTAGAACTAGCTGTGATCAGAGTACCATGAAGTGTACTTCAGAAGTGATACAACCAAACTTGGCTAAAGCCTGTCAGTTACTCAAAGACTACCTACTGCGTGGTGCTCCAAGTGAAATTCGTGAAGAATTAGAAAAGCAGCTTTATTCTTGTATTGCTCTCAAAGTCACAGcaaatcaaatggaaatggaaCATTCTTTGATACTAAATAATCTAAAAACATTATTGTGGAAGAAAATTTCCTACACAAATGACTCTTAG